A region of Natribaculum luteum DNA encodes the following proteins:
- a CDS encoding DUF456 domain-containing protein, with translation MVDAVTVVAVALLVGGVVGTIVPLVPGGLLSLSGVYLYWWHTDFAEPGLVALGVFTVLGVATILAEYLAGAVSARVGGASWQTTVAAAVVGIVLMLVTGPLGLLVGLFGTVFLLEFVQDGDVDRSTRSAFYATVGMLASTAIQVLLTATILLGFVVWALLL, from the coding sequence ATGGTCGACGCTGTCACGGTCGTCGCCGTCGCGCTGCTCGTCGGCGGCGTCGTCGGTACGATCGTCCCGCTCGTCCCCGGCGGCCTCCTGTCGCTGTCGGGTGTCTACCTCTACTGGTGGCACACCGACTTCGCAGAACCGGGACTCGTCGCGCTCGGCGTCTTCACCGTCCTCGGAGTGGCGACGATACTCGCCGAGTACCTCGCCGGTGCCGTCTCCGCTCGCGTCGGCGGTGCCTCCTGGCAGACGACCGTCGCCGCCGCCGTCGTCGGCATCGTCCTCATGCTCGTCACCGGTCCGCTGGGGCTACTCGTCGGCCTCTTCGGGACAGTGTTCCTCCTCGAGTTCGTCCAGGACGGCGACGTCGACCGCAGCACCCGGTCGGCGTTCTACGCCACCGTCGGAATGCTCGCGTCGACGGCGATCCAGGTGCTGCTGACGGCGACGATTCTCCTGGGGTTCGTCGTCTGGGCTCTCCTCCTGTGA
- a CDS encoding glutamate--tRNA ligase, translated as MDDELRERVEREAEKHALLNAVKHESDAAVGAVMGPLMGDNPEFREHADAVPGVVGGVVSEVNELEYDEKRERLEDLAPDELAELEAEDEEDEYDLPALPNADDSDEIRMRCAPNPNGPWHVGHARMPAVIGTYRERYDGWFCVRFDDTDPETKRPDLEAYDQILDAVEYLGFEPDAVYRASDRVETYYDHARELIELGGAYTCSCPAEEFSDLKNAGEPCPHRDKDPETVLEEFERMIQGEYDSGEMVLRVKTDIEHKNPALRDFVAFRMIDTPHPREEASEYRCWPMLDFQSGIDDHLIGITHIIRGIDLQDSAKKQRFVYDYFDWEYPEVVHWGHVQVDAYDVKMSTSTIKELIETGELDGWDDPRAPTLASLERRGIRGKAITEAMVDLGTSTSNVDLAMSSIYANNRELVDDETDRRFLVRDGTEIPLAGSPPEEANPLLHPDHEERGVREITVGDAVLLEPDDLPDRGDRVWLKGLGPFEYTRDALQYTGEDIEIVREEGVDVVHWVPAAESVPVRMRTMDGDVSGRAEPGVADLESDDLVQFERVGFARIDRHDEDETVVYYAHP; from the coding sequence ATGGACGACGAGTTACGAGAGCGCGTCGAGCGCGAAGCCGAGAAACACGCGCTGTTGAACGCCGTCAAACACGAGAGCGACGCCGCCGTCGGCGCGGTCATGGGCCCGCTGATGGGCGACAATCCCGAGTTCCGCGAGCACGCAGACGCGGTTCCGGGCGTCGTCGGCGGCGTGGTGAGCGAGGTCAACGAACTCGAGTACGACGAGAAGCGCGAGCGGCTCGAGGACCTCGCTCCCGACGAACTGGCCGAACTCGAGGCCGAAGACGAGGAAGACGAGTACGACCTCCCCGCGCTCCCGAACGCCGACGACTCCGACGAGATCCGGATGCGGTGTGCGCCGAACCCGAACGGCCCGTGGCACGTCGGCCACGCGCGGATGCCCGCCGTCATCGGAACCTACCGCGAGCGATACGACGGCTGGTTCTGCGTTCGCTTCGACGACACCGACCCCGAGACGAAACGACCCGACCTCGAGGCCTACGACCAGATCCTCGATGCCGTCGAATACCTCGGGTTCGAACCCGACGCGGTCTACCGGGCCAGCGATCGCGTCGAGACCTACTACGACCACGCCCGCGAACTGATCGAACTGGGCGGCGCGTACACCTGCTCGTGTCCGGCCGAGGAGTTCAGCGACCTGAAGAACGCAGGCGAGCCCTGTCCGCACCGGGACAAAGACCCCGAGACGGTCCTCGAGGAGTTCGAGCGGATGATCCAGGGCGAGTACGACAGCGGGGAGATGGTGTTGCGAGTCAAGACCGATATCGAGCACAAGAACCCCGCCCTCCGTGACTTCGTCGCGTTCCGGATGATCGACACGCCGCACCCACGCGAAGAGGCCAGTGAGTACCGCTGCTGGCCGATGCTCGACTTCCAGTCGGGGATCGACGATCACCTGATCGGCATCACCCACATCATCCGCGGGATCGACCTGCAAGACTCCGCGAAGAAACAGCGGTTCGTCTACGACTACTTCGACTGGGAGTACCCCGAGGTCGTCCACTGGGGGCACGTCCAGGTCGACGCCTACGACGTGAAGATGAGCACGTCGACGATCAAGGAACTGATCGAGACGGGCGAACTCGACGGCTGGGACGACCCCCGGGCGCCGACGCTTGCGAGCCTCGAGCGCCGTGGAATCCGCGGCAAGGCGATCACGGAGGCGATGGTCGATCTGGGGACCTCGACGTCGAACGTCGACCTCGCGATGAGTTCGATCTACGCGAACAACCGCGAACTGGTCGACGACGAGACCGATCGACGGTTCCTGGTGCGCGACGGCACCGAAATTCCGCTCGCCGGCAGTCCGCCCGAGGAGGCCAACCCGCTGCTACACCCCGACCACGAAGAGCGCGGCGTCCGCGAGATTACCGTCGGCGACGCCGTCTTGCTCGAGCCCGACGACCTCCCCGACCGCGGGGACCGCGTCTGGCTGAAGGGACTCGGCCCATTCGAGTACACCCGCGACGCGCTCCAGTACACCGGCGAGGACATCGAGATCGTCCGCGAGGAAGGCGTCGACGTCGTCCACTGGGTGCCCGCCGCCGAGAGCGTTCCCGTCCGGATGCGAACCATGGACGGCGACGTCTCGGGCCGGGCCGAACCCGGCGTCGCCGACCTCGAGTCGGACGACCTCGTCCAGTTCGAGCGCGTCGGATTCGCTCGAATCGACCGCCACGACGAAGACGAGACGGTCGTCTACTACGCGCATCCGTAG
- the idsA3 gene encoding geranylfarnesyl diphosphate synthase, protein MTSPEAREQAVLEEVRKRRERVNAAIPDELPVTRPERLYEASRYLLDAGGKRLRPTVLLTVAEALADVEPLAVDYREFPTLGDEPIDVMAAAVSVEVIQSFTLIHDDIMDDDDLRRGVPAVHREYDLETAILAGDTLYSKAFEIMLETGAKSERAVEALDVLAKTCTRICEGQSLDVCFEEREEVTPEEYLEMVEQKTAVLYAASASLPAILLGADEETVDALYGYGLDVGRAFQIQDDVLDLTVPSEKLGKQRGSDLVENKQTLITVHAREQGVDVDGLVDTNDVDAVTEAEIDEAVAELEAAGSIEYANDKARSLVDRGKERLEVLPDNEAHDLLLELADYLIERGY, encoded by the coding sequence ATGACCTCGCCCGAGGCACGCGAACAGGCGGTACTCGAGGAGGTTCGAAAGCGCCGCGAACGAGTGAACGCGGCGATTCCCGACGAACTTCCGGTGACGCGGCCGGAGCGTCTCTACGAGGCGTCGCGATACCTGCTCGACGCCGGCGGCAAGCGCCTCCGGCCGACGGTCCTGCTGACCGTAGCGGAAGCGCTCGCAGACGTCGAGCCGCTCGCGGTCGACTACCGCGAGTTCCCGACGCTCGGTGACGAGCCGATCGACGTGATGGCCGCGGCGGTCAGCGTCGAGGTCATTCAGTCGTTCACACTGATCCACGACGACATCATGGACGACGACGACCTCCGTCGCGGCGTTCCCGCCGTCCACCGGGAGTACGACCTCGAGACGGCGATCCTCGCCGGCGACACGCTCTACTCGAAGGCGTTCGAGATCATGCTCGAGACCGGTGCGAAGTCCGAACGGGCCGTCGAAGCCCTCGACGTCCTGGCGAAGACGTGTACGCGGATCTGCGAGGGGCAGTCGCTCGACGTCTGCTTCGAGGAGCGCGAGGAGGTAACGCCGGAGGAGTACCTCGAGATGGTCGAGCAGAAGACGGCGGTGCTGTACGCCGCCTCGGCCAGCCTCCCGGCGATTCTCCTGGGAGCGGACGAGGAGACCGTCGACGCCCTCTACGGCTACGGACTCGACGTCGGTCGCGCGTTCCAGATCCAGGACGACGTGCTCGATTTGACCGTCCCGAGCGAGAAACTCGGCAAGCAGCGCGGAAGCGACCTCGTCGAGAACAAACAGACGCTGATAACCGTCCACGCCCGCGAGCAGGGCGTCGACGTCGACGGGCTGGTCGATACGAACGACGTCGACGCGGTCACCGAAGCCGAGATCGACGAGGCGGTCGCCGAACTCGAGGCTGCCGGCTCGATCGAGTACGCAAACGACAAGGCCCGCAGTCTGGTCGATCGCGGGAAAGAACGCCTCGAGGTGCTGCCGGACAACGAGGCCCACGACCTGCTGCTCGAACTCGCGGACTACCTGATCGAGCGCGGGTATTGA
- a CDS encoding ribonuclease J, which translates to MEIEIATIGGYEEVGRQMTAVRAGDDVVIFDMGLNLSQVLIHDNVETERMHSLDLIDMGAIPDDRVMSDLEGDVQAIVPTHGHLDHIGAISKLAHRYDAPVVATPFTIELVKQQIEGEQKFGVENDLIKMEAGETMTIGDHGVELEFVNVTHSIIDAINPVLHTPEGAIVYGLDKRMDHTPVIGDPIDMKRFREIGREGEGVLCYIEDCTNANKKGRTPSERVAREHLRDVLYSIEDYDGGIVATTFSSHIARVKSLVEFADDIGRQPVLLGRSMEKYSGTAERLDFIDFPTDLGMFGHRKSVDRTFKRIMNEGKENFLPVVTGHQGEPRAMLTRMARGETPYELDAGDKVVFSARVIPEPTNEGQRYQAEKLLGMQGARIYSDIHVSGHLNQEGHYEMLDALQPQHIVPAHQDLKGFSGYVNLCENEGYQVGRDVHVTRNGNLIQLVD; encoded by the coding sequence ATGGAAATCGAAATTGCAACCATTGGCGGTTACGAGGAAGTCGGACGGCAGATGACTGCCGTTCGCGCCGGTGACGACGTCGTCATCTTCGACATGGGACTGAACCTTTCGCAGGTTCTGATCCACGACAACGTCGAAACCGAACGGATGCACAGTCTCGACCTGATCGACATGGGCGCGATCCCGGACGACCGGGTCATGTCCGACCTCGAGGGCGACGTGCAGGCGATCGTGCCGACTCACGGCCACCTGGACCACATCGGCGCGATCTCCAAACTTGCCCACCGGTACGACGCGCCGGTCGTCGCCACGCCCTTTACCATCGAACTGGTCAAACAGCAGATCGAGGGCGAACAGAAGTTCGGCGTCGAGAACGACCTGATCAAGATGGAGGCGGGCGAGACGATGACGATCGGCGACCACGGGGTCGAACTCGAGTTCGTCAACGTCACCCACTCGATCATCGACGCGATCAACCCCGTCCTCCACACGCCCGAGGGGGCGATCGTCTACGGGCTGGACAAGCGCATGGACCACACGCCGGTCATCGGCGACCCGATCGACATGAAGCGCTTCCGTGAGATCGGTCGCGAAGGAGAAGGCGTGCTCTGTTACATCGAGGACTGTACCAACGCGAACAAGAAGGGCCGGACGCCCTCCGAGCGCGTCGCTCGCGAACACCTCCGTGACGTCCTCTACAGCATCGAGGACTACGACGGCGGCATCGTCGCGACGACGTTCTCGAGTCACATCGCCCGCGTGAAGTCGCTGGTCGAGTTCGCCGACGACATCGGCCGCCAGCCCGTCTTGCTCGGCCGGTCGATGGAGAAGTACTCCGGCACCGCAGAGCGCCTGGACTTCATCGACTTCCCCACCGATCTGGGAATGTTCGGCCACCGCAAATCCGTCGACCGCACGTTCAAGCGCATCATGAACGAGGGCAAGGAGAACTTCCTGCCCGTCGTCACGGGCCACCAGGGCGAACCCCGCGCGATGCTCACGCGCATGGCCCGTGGCGAGACGCCGTACGAACTCGATGCCGGCGACAAGGTCGTCTTCTCGGCTCGCGTCATTCCCGAACCGACCAACGAGGGCCAGCGCTACCAGGCCGAGAAGCTGCTGGGGATGCAGGGCGCGCGTATCTACAGCGACATCCACGTCTCCGGCCACCTCAACCAGGAGGGTCACTACGAGATGCTCGACGCGCTCCAGCCCCAGCACATCGTTCCCGCACACCAGGACCTGAAAGGGTTCTCCGGGTACGTGAACCTGTGTGAGAACGAAGGCTACCAGGTGGGTCGGGACGTCCACGTCACGCGAAACGGCAACCTGATCCAGCTCGTCGACTGA
- a CDS encoding SDR family NAD(P)-dependent oxidoreductase, translating to MADGAIVVGASSGIGEALARELAADGYEVGLTARRTERLKEIGAELPTKAYVATMDVTDADRAREAFDDLVDAMQSVDLVVISAAVGHLNHDLEWEPERETIDVNVRGFAAIATAAMTHFDDRGTGHLVGISSVAAVFGNGGAPAYNASKAFVSTYLEGLRHRQAGRKGDVTITTVEPGFVDTDLAMGEFWMCSPETAARQILRAVDRGRDHVYVTRRWRLVAWLLKALPERALQRLFV from the coding sequence ATGGCAGACGGTGCGATCGTCGTCGGCGCTTCCTCGGGCATCGGCGAGGCGCTGGCGCGAGAACTGGCGGCCGACGGCTACGAAGTCGGACTCACCGCTCGACGAACGGAACGATTGAAAGAGATCGGCGCAGAGCTACCGACGAAAGCGTACGTCGCGACGATGGACGTCACCGACGCCGACCGCGCACGCGAGGCGTTCGACGACCTCGTCGACGCGATGCAGTCGGTCGATCTCGTCGTGATCAGCGCCGCCGTTGGCCACCTGAATCACGACCTCGAGTGGGAACCCGAACGCGAGACGATCGACGTCAACGTCCGCGGCTTCGCGGCGATCGCGACGGCGGCGATGACTCACTTCGACGACCGCGGGACGGGACACCTCGTCGGCATCTCGTCGGTCGCGGCCGTCTTCGGCAACGGCGGTGCACCCGCCTACAACGCATCGAAGGCGTTCGTCTCGACGTACCTCGAGGGGCTGCGCCACCGACAGGCGGGCCGCAAGGGAGACGTGACGATCACGACGGTCGAACCCGGCTTCGTCGACACCGACCTGGCGATGGGCGAGTTCTGGATGTGCTCGCCGGAGACGGCGGCGAGACAGATCCTGCGGGCGGTCGATCGCGGGCGCGATCACGTCTACGTTACCCGGCGGTGGCGACTCGTCGCGTGGCTCCTGAAGGCGCTGCCCGAACGTGCTCTCCAGCGGCTGTTCGTCTGA
- a CDS encoding universal stress protein, whose amino-acid sequence MVSRVLVPMDDSEMAERALEYALEVHDDADVTVLNVVGVPSPFMGEAVSIALEEDVEEAAARRAVAVLDRAEELAAERGREIDTDVDVGRPARAIVERADDFDVVVLGSHGGDAMDRLYVGNVAKTVFERSPVPVTVVR is encoded by the coding sequence ATGGTTTCCCGCGTCCTCGTTCCAATGGACGACTCCGAGATGGCCGAGCGAGCACTCGAGTACGCACTCGAGGTCCACGACGACGCCGACGTCACGGTGTTGAACGTCGTGGGCGTCCCGTCGCCGTTCATGGGTGAGGCGGTGAGCATCGCACTCGAGGAGGACGTCGAGGAGGCGGCCGCCCGGCGCGCGGTGGCCGTTCTCGATCGGGCCGAGGAACTGGCCGCCGAACGCGGGCGGGAGATCGACACTGACGTCGACGTGGGACGGCCGGCGCGGGCGATCGTCGAGCGTGCCGACGACTTCGACGTGGTCGTACTGGGGAGCCATGGCGGAGACGCTATGGATCGACTCTACGTGGGCAACGTCGCGAAGACTGTCTTCGAGCGGTCGCCCGTCCCGGTGACCGTCGTTCGGTAG
- a CDS encoding DUF7522 family protein: MSSSSLSADERTELTSAARTVVGDELRSITYFSEDEVEQLYLRGDLEADADLVGFADTERLGFRSQMAYRNTELGSYQFTIRVFEAGYLTRVIGGDHGTFVTTDAMARDRFEELAAALQGVLEEVDGP, translated from the coding sequence ATGTCCTCGAGTTCCCTCTCGGCAGACGAACGGACCGAGTTGACGAGCGCGGCCCGGACGGTCGTCGGCGACGAACTGCGCAGCATTACGTACTTCAGCGAAGACGAGGTCGAGCAGCTGTACCTCCGTGGCGACCTCGAGGCGGACGCGGACCTCGTCGGGTTCGCCGATACCGAACGGCTCGGCTTCCGGTCGCAGATGGCCTACCGAAACACCGAACTCGGTTCTTATCAGTTCACGATCCGCGTCTTCGAAGCCGGCTATCTCACTCGCGTGATCGGCGGCGATCACGGGACGTTCGTCACCACGGACGCGATGGCCCGAGATCGCTTCGAGGAGCTCGCAGCGGCGTTACAGGGCGTCCTCGAGGAGGTCGACGGACCCTAA
- a CDS encoding potassium channel family protein — protein sequence MRSLQRRAIYYLGFIALLIVFYSTAYHYGIRTFEGESQAYLHSLQFTVETFTATGYGSDSPWASPQMNLLVILMDLTGVALFFLALPVLLFPLFEDVFSPSVPTALDDGFNDHVVICSYSARAETLIAELRSHGVEYVLVEPDRDRAMDLYADGHTVVHVDPASVSGLEGVNLADARALVADVSDRIDASIVLAARETAEDVAVVSVVEEPDQATYHRLAGADVVFSPRRLVGESLAHKVTAGVSTNLGDTIRIGEDFDIAEFPIHHGSRLAGTTLADSGIRERYGVNVVGAWFHGEFETPPPPNATLDSGTILLVTGHEDQLERLKRATLSTVRRFRRGRTVVVGHGDVGQTVTAALSDADLPYTVVDRRDSEGVDVVGEATDPDVLREAGVEEARTVVLALSDDTVTEFTTLVVRDLNDDAEIVARAERAETVKKTYRAGAEYVLALATVTGRSIASEVLEDEEVLSTDTQVETIRTTAPDLVGDTLEGARIRERTDCTVVAVERNGAVITDLGPGFRIRRGDELIIAGTDEGTNRFVELFG from the coding sequence ATGCGTAGCCTACAGCGTCGGGCCATCTACTACCTCGGGTTCATCGCGCTGCTCATCGTGTTCTATTCGACCGCGTACCACTACGGGATTCGGACGTTCGAGGGGGAGTCTCAGGCCTATCTGCACTCGCTGCAGTTCACCGTCGAAACGTTCACCGCGACCGGATACGGCTCGGACTCGCCCTGGGCGAGTCCCCAGATGAACCTGCTGGTCATACTCATGGACCTGACTGGCGTCGCGCTATTCTTCCTGGCGCTTCCCGTCTTGCTCTTCCCGCTGTTCGAGGACGTGTTCTCGCCATCGGTTCCGACGGCACTCGACGACGGCTTCAACGATCACGTCGTAATCTGTTCGTACTCGGCTCGAGCCGAGACGCTCATCGCGGAATTGCGTTCCCACGGGGTCGAGTACGTCCTCGTGGAACCCGACCGCGACCGGGCGATGGATCTCTACGCGGACGGGCACACGGTCGTTCACGTGGACCCGGCGTCGGTGTCGGGACTCGAGGGCGTCAACCTCGCGGACGCGCGGGCGCTCGTCGCCGACGTGTCCGACCGGATCGATGCGAGTATCGTCCTCGCAGCCAGAGAGACCGCCGAGGACGTCGCTGTCGTGAGCGTCGTCGAGGAGCCCGATCAGGCCACGTACCACAGACTGGCGGGTGCCGACGTCGTCTTCTCGCCGCGACGACTGGTCGGCGAGAGTCTCGCTCACAAGGTGACGGCGGGCGTCAGCACGAACCTCGGCGACACGATCCGGATCGGCGAGGACTTCGACATCGCGGAGTTTCCGATCCACCACGGGAGCAGACTGGCGGGGACGACCCTGGCCGACAGCGGCATCAGGGAGCGCTACGGCGTGAACGTCGTCGGGGCGTGGTTCCACGGCGAGTTCGAGACGCCGCCCCCGCCGAACGCCACGCTCGACAGCGGAACGATCCTGCTGGTCACCGGCCACGAAGACCAACTCGAGCGGCTCAAACGGGCGACGCTCTCGACCGTCCGCCGATTTCGCCGCGGGAGGACGGTTGTCGTCGGCCACGGCGACGTCGGTCAGACTGTCACGGCGGCGCTCTCCGACGCCGACCTTCCCTACACCGTCGTCGACAGACGCGACAGTGAGGGCGTCGACGTCGTCGGCGAGGCGACCGATCCGGACGTGTTGCGAGAGGCCGGCGTCGAGGAGGCGCGGACGGTCGTCCTGGCGCTGTCCGACGACACCGTGACAGAGTTCACGACCCTCGTCGTGCGAGACCTGAACGATGACGCCGAAATCGTCGCGCGCGCCGAGAGGGCCGAGACCGTCAAGAAAACCTACCGCGCGGGAGCCGAATACGTCCTGGCGCTCGCGACCGTGACCGGACGGTCGATCGCTTCCGAGGTGCTGGAGGACGAGGAGGTACTCTCGACGGACACCCAGGTCGAGACCATCCGAACGACCGCGCCAGACCTCGTCGGCGACACGCTCGAGGGGGCCCGGATCAGAGAGCGGACCGACTGCACGGTCGTCGCCGTCGAACGGAACGGAGCGGTCATCACCGACCTTGGTCCCGGCTTCCGGATCCGTCGAGGGGACGAGCTGATAATCGCCGGCACCGACGAGGGCACGAACCGGTTCGTCGAACTGTTCGGCTGA
- a CDS encoding TrkH family potassium uptake protein: MNVRVDWRASVALTGTVLKYLAVSLLVPLVVALVYGDDVAVFAGTLVVTVGLGHLLEQLSSEPDVRPREAMLLVALSWLAVAFVGAIPYVLAGYGTDSTLVDPVNALFESMSGFTTTGATVMGEISLEQHSHALLMWRQLTQWLGGMGIVVLMVAILPELAVNGAQLIRAEAPGPQLQKLTPRIAETARILWMIYFAFTVLYVAILYGLHLVGMAPNMTFYNAVAHGFTTLPTGGFSPEADSVAAFSAAVQWVAIPFMVVAGTNFALFWHLFSGEVEQIFENPEFRAYTGAIAVLTAITGALLFGGSAPALAELGGATQGVTENSLRQAAFQITSMLTSTGYATSDFAQWDSQSQLVVLFAMFVGGSAGSTGGGIKVIRWLIVMKALRRELFTAAHPEAVRPIRLGGNVVDEDAVRGMLGFSFMYLVVFGVATVVIAIDASRVGDLSLTPLEAISASLATLGNIGPGFGEIGPYGSYEAFPPTSKLLMVFLMWIGRLEIVPALVLFTGGFWTR; this comes from the coding sequence GTGAACGTCAGAGTCGACTGGCGTGCGAGCGTCGCGCTCACGGGGACCGTTCTCAAGTACCTGGCCGTCTCCTTGCTCGTCCCGCTGGTCGTCGCACTCGTCTACGGCGACGACGTCGCCGTCTTCGCCGGGACGCTCGTCGTTACCGTCGGCCTCGGCCATCTCCTGGAGCAACTCAGCTCCGAGCCGGACGTCAGACCGCGAGAGGCGATGTTGCTGGTCGCGCTCTCGTGGCTCGCCGTGGCGTTCGTGGGTGCGATTCCGTACGTCCTCGCGGGCTATGGCACCGACTCGACGCTCGTCGATCCCGTGAACGCACTCTTCGAGTCGATGTCCGGGTTCACGACCACCGGGGCGACCGTGATGGGCGAGATTTCGCTCGAGCAACACTCGCACGCGCTGCTCATGTGGCGTCAACTCACCCAGTGGCTGGGCGGCATGGGGATCGTCGTGTTGATGGTCGCGATCCTCCCGGAACTCGCGGTCAACGGCGCGCAACTCATCCGGGCCGAGGCACCCGGCCCACAGCTCCAGAAACTCACGCCGCGGATCGCCGAGACGGCGCGGATCCTCTGGATGATCTACTTCGCATTCACGGTCCTGTACGTCGCGATCCTCTACGGACTCCACCTCGTGGGAATGGCTCCGAACATGACGTTCTACAATGCGGTCGCACACGGGTTCACGACGCTCCCGACGGGCGGGTTCTCGCCGGAGGCCGACAGCGTCGCGGCCTTCTCGGCGGCCGTCCAGTGGGTTGCGATCCCCTTCATGGTCGTCGCCGGGACGAACTTCGCGCTGTTCTGGCACCTCTTTTCCGGCGAGGTAGAGCAGATCTTCGAGAACCCCGAGTTCCGGGCCTACACCGGCGCGATTGCCGTCCTGACCGCGATAACCGGTGCGCTCCTGTTCGGCGGTTCGGCACCCGCGCTCGCCGAACTCGGCGGCGCGACCCAGGGCGTGACCGAAAACTCACTCCGGCAGGCAGCGTTCCAGATCACGTCGATGCTGACCTCGACCGGGTACGCCACGAGCGACTTCGCCCAGTGGGACTCGCAGAGCCAACTCGTGGTGCTCTTCGCCATGTTCGTCGGCGGGAGCGCCGGCTCGACCGGCGGCGGCATCAAGGTCATCCGGTGGTTGATCGTCATGAAGGCGCTGCGTCGAGAACTGTTCACGGCCGCTCACCCCGAGGCGGTCCGTCCGATCCGCCTCGGCGGAAACGTCGTCGACGAAGACGCCGTCCGCGGTATGCTCGGTTTCTCGTTCATGTACCTCGTCGTCTTCGGTGTCGCGACGGTCGTCATCGCGATCGACGCCAGTCGGGTCGGCGACCTGTCGTTGACGCCGCTCGAGGCGATCAGCGCCAGCCTCGCGACGCTCGGGAACATCGGTCCGGGGTTCGGCGAGATCGGCCCGTACGGGAGCTACGAAGCGTTCCCTCCCACGTCGAAACTCCTGATGGTCTTTCTCATGTGGATCGGTCGCCTCGAGATCGTCCCGGCGCTCGTGTTGTTCACCGGGGGGTTCTGGACCCGGTAG
- the trkA gene encoding Trk system potassium transporter TrkA, protein MHVIVVGAGEVGRAIAANLADTHDVVVVDRDGDVAEELTYSLDVLAIQGDGTELETLREADVQRAGMVIACTDSDEANAIVCGTAKTESDAFTIARVRRRTLLETWQGSQNAFGVDFMVCTDLLTAQTIFRISGLPGAHDVEMFAGGLVRMAEFEVDADSPVADQSVSEADRYDSLTFAAIFRDDEMIVTRGDTVFRPGDRVVVIGSPDSVKGFASDVATPGDDGTEEVVIVGGGEVGFHAAREFEEHGYRPRLIEQDSDRARELAEALPETIVMQSDATDTEFLLREHVGEADVVVAALDSDEKNLLVSLLADRIGADRTVAVIENVEYVDLFETVGVDVAVNPREETAEEIVRFTRADHTEKVAMLEHDRAEVIELEIGTDSVLAGREIAEATADLPDCVVIGAISRAGNLVTPRGTTVVRPGDHVVVFVDAAALDDVIEVI, encoded by the coding sequence GTGCACGTAATCGTCGTCGGTGCTGGTGAGGTCGGCCGAGCGATCGCCGCGAATCTCGCAGACACGCACGACGTCGTCGTGGTCGACCGCGACGGCGACGTCGCCGAGGAACTGACCTACTCGCTCGACGTGCTCGCGATCCAGGGCGACGGGACCGAACTCGAGACGCTTCGCGAGGCGGACGTCCAGCGGGCAGGAATGGTGATCGCCTGCACCGACAGCGACGAGGCGAACGCGATCGTCTGTGGCACAGCAAAGACCGAAAGCGACGCGTTCACGATCGCCCGTGTCAGACGGCGGACGCTCCTGGAGACCTGGCAGGGCTCTCAGAACGCCTTTGGCGTGGACTTTATGGTCTGTACGGACCTGCTGACCGCCCAGACGATCTTTCGCATCTCGGGACTGCCGGGCGCACACGACGTCGAGATGTTCGCCGGCGGACTCGTCCGGATGGCCGAGTTCGAGGTCGACGCGGACAGCCCGGTCGCCGACCAGTCCGTCAGCGAGGCCGACCGGTACGACTCGCTGACGTTCGCCGCGATCTTCCGGGACGACGAGATGATCGTCACGCGCGGGGACACCGTCTTCCGTCCCGGCGACCGGGTCGTCGTCATCGGGAGCCCCGACTCCGTGAAGGGGTTCGCAAGCGACGTCGCCACGCCGGGCGACGACGGCACCGAGGAGGTCGTGATCGTCGGTGGCGGCGAGGTCGGCTTCCACGCCGCGAGAGAGTTCGAAGAACACGGCTACCGGCCCCGACTGATCGAACAGGACTCCGACAGGGCTCGCGAGCTCGCGGAAGCACTCCCCGAGACGATCGTCATGCAAAGCGACGCCACGGACACGGAGTTTCTCCTCCGCGAACACGTCGGCGAGGCCGACGTCGTGGTCGCCGCCCTCGACAGCGACGAGAAGAACCTGCTCGTCTCGCTGCTCGCCGACCGGATCGGTGCCGACCGGACAGTCGCCGTCATCGAGAACGTCGAGTATGTCGACCTCTTCGAGACCGTCGGCGTCGACGTCGCCGTCAACCCGCGCGAGGAGACCGCAGAGGAGATCGTCCGGTTTACCCGCGCCGACCACACCGAGAAGGTCGCGATGCTCGAGCACGATCGCGCGGAGGTGATCGAACTCGAGATCGGCACCGACAGCGTCCTCGCGGGCCGGGAGATCGCGGAGGCGACTGCGGACCTCCCCGACTGTGTCGTGATCGGGGCGATCTCGCGCGCGGGGAACCTCGTGACCCCTCGCGGAACGACCGTCGTCCGGCCCGGCGATCACGTCGTCGTCTTCGTCGACGCGGCAGCGCTCGACGACGTCATCGAAGTAATCTGA